One Megachile rotundata isolate GNS110a chromosome 5, iyMegRotu1, whole genome shotgun sequence genomic region harbors:
- the LOC143264471 gene encoding uncharacterized protein LOC143264471 translates to MTTHEIITAARPTPELEGYSGLIEFPGPRKFAITMEGFVNLVRFDYIQRCAWSYTFRDAISFNMYLYAMMIHLYGRLIALRLVWNSMTEDDMNLLCYLKAKPRRMSRAIQEYFSNIGSFQDDNGRHFCITFPIWPNKNGDFEKVSATTHWKYMSFLSPRIVAYAITRDLAYTNGEGRQLWNIPFDLQPDSMSDCRPGLPTANFLGWSPAFFLTKKQQDMLNKFITPSNFNATGPFYLNENLFEYIDKKLRYVCPRTVHVLQHTLGSKGQIAFCEKEKVQSDKDVEYNTQRIAHYTDRKTRLVSCSWLDPYTSAHIHLYQYRVRKEILQIPQSNDHPCAEYKHTWAIYDWNNYNNVPDCWINTRNTIYNYGDMEFYNYNEFYTRFYDKDYLSYLIWSRIVGRSYSEEDTSEDAAFLARDFARLCR, encoded by the coding sequence aTGACGACGCACGAAATTATTACTGCTGCTCGTCCAACACCCGAACTCGAGGGATATAGTGGTCTTATCGAATTTCCGGGTCCACGTAAATTTGCTATTACAATGGAAGGTTTTGTTAACCTCGTTCGCTTTGACTATATTCAGCGATGTGCGTGGAGCTACACTTTTCGCGATGCAATTTCTTTCAATATGTATCTGTACGCGATGATGATCCATTTATACGGCAGGCTAATCGCACTTCGCTTAGTTTGGAACTCAATGACCGAAGATGATATGAACTTATTGTGTTACTTAAAGGCAAAACCACGTAGAATGTCGAGAGCCATACAAGAGTATTTTTCAAACATCGGATCGTTTCAGGACGACAACGGCAGGCATTTTTGTATTACATTCCCAATATGGCCTAACAAAAATGGCGATTTCGAGAAAGTTTCTGCTACTACCCACTGGAAATATATGTCATTTCTGTCTCCAAGAATTGTCGCGTACGCAATAACCAGAGATCTAGCATACACGAATGGTGAAGGTCGACAGTTGTGGAATATTCCTTTTGACTTACAACCAGACTCGATGTCGGATTGTAGACCGGGTCTCCCGACGGCCAATTTTCTTGGTTGGAGTCCTGCATTTTTTCTCACGAAGAAACAACAGGATATGCTCAACAAATTCATTACCCCGTCCAATTTTAATGCTACTGGACCATTTTATTTGAACGAAAATCTGTTCGAGTACATCGACAAGAAGCTTAGGTACGTTTGTCCAAGAACCGTACATGTCCTTCAGCATACTCTTGGAAGTAAAGGACAAATTGCGTTCTGCGAAAAGGAAAAGGTGCAGTCGGATAAAGACGTGGAGTACAATACTCAAAGAATTGCCCATTATACCGACAGAAAAACCAGATTAGTAAGTTGTTCGTGGTTAGATCCTTATACTAGCGCACATATCCATCTTTACCAGTACCGTGTACGAAAAGAGATACTTCAAATACCGCAAAGTAATGATCATCCGTGCGCTGAATATAAACATACCTGGGCTATATACGACTGGAACAATTACAACAATGTACCAGATTGTTGGATCAACACaagaaatacaatttataactaCGGTGATATGGAATTTTACAACTACAACGAGTTTTACACACGTTTTTATGATAAAGATTATCTTTCCTACTTGATATGGTCTAGGATAGTAGGAAGAAGTTATAGCGAGGAAGATACAAGCGAAGACGCCGCATTTCTAGCGCGTGATTTTGCACGTCTTTGCCGCTGA